One window from the genome of Streptomyces sp. WZ-12 encodes:
- a CDS encoding class I SAM-dependent methyltransferase: MPTMPPSGPDPRQRSELAQSFGTDAERYDRTRPRYPDALVQRIVAGRAGLDVLDVGCGTGIVARQFEAAGCRVLGVEPDARMAEVARRLGGTAEVARFEDWDPAGREFDAVVAGTAWHWIDPVAGAARAARALRPGGRLAPFWNVFRFPPEIGAAVAAACQRALPDAPFDFSAMATGALDAYQGRFAGIADGIRTAGGFGEPEQWRVDWEWSYTRDAWLDQMPTQGPFTRLPPEALDEVLAGVGAAIDAAGGGFTMRYATVAVTAVRAGPGRSVTVV, from the coding sequence ATGCCCACTATGCCGCCTTCGGGGCCCGATCCCCGTCAACGCAGCGAGCTGGCCCAGTCGTTCGGCACGGACGCGGAACGCTACGACCGCACCCGGCCCCGCTATCCCGACGCCCTCGTGCAGCGCATCGTCGCCGGCCGGGCCGGTCTCGACGTGCTCGACGTCGGCTGCGGTACGGGGATCGTCGCCCGGCAGTTCGAGGCGGCCGGCTGTCGGGTGCTCGGGGTCGAGCCGGACGCGCGGATGGCCGAGGTGGCCCGGCGACTGGGCGGCACGGCGGAGGTGGCGCGGTTCGAGGACTGGGACCCGGCCGGCCGGGAGTTCGACGCGGTGGTCGCCGGCACCGCCTGGCACTGGATCGATCCGGTCGCGGGCGCCGCCCGGGCCGCGCGGGCGCTGCGCCCCGGCGGCCGGTTGGCGCCGTTCTGGAACGTCTTCCGCTTTCCGCCCGAGATCGGGGCGGCCGTCGCCGCGGCCTGTCAACGGGCGCTGCCCGACGCGCCGTTCGACTTCTCGGCGATGGCGACGGGGGCGCTCGACGCCTACCAGGGGCGGTTCGCCGGGATCGCCGACGGGATCCGGACGGCCGGCGGGTTCGGCGAGCCGGAGCAGTGGCGGGTCGACTGGGAGTGGAGTTACACGCGGGACGCGTGGCTGGATCAGATGCCCACTCAGGGACCTTTCACCCGGCTTCCGCCGGAGGCGCTGGACGAGGTGTTGGCGGGGGTCGGTGCCGCCATCGACGCGGCCGGCGGCGGCTTCACCATGCGGTACGCGACGGTGGCGGTCACGGCCGTACGCGCCGGGCCCGGCCGGTCCGTGACCGTGGTCTGA
- a CDS encoding SH3 domain-containing protein, producing the protein MTHLSTFRRGAAALASAGLLCGVLGTGAAVAASPASPPAATAHGPYEGRVIARHELTVRTGPGTDYRAVGSLRHGEVVTLVCKVNGQHVRGNPRWYKLRGGRYAWASARYIRPLGAAPGWCADRPHR; encoded by the coding sequence ATGACACACCTCTCCACGTTCCGCAGGGGCGCCGCCGCGTTGGCGAGCGCGGGGCTTCTCTGCGGTGTCCTCGGCACTGGCGCGGCGGTGGCCGCGAGCCCGGCTTCGCCCCCCGCGGCCACCGCCCACGGCCCGTACGAAGGCCGCGTCATCGCCAGGCACGAGCTGACGGTCCGGACCGGACCGGGCACCGACTACCGGGCGGTGGGTTCGCTCCGGCACGGCGAGGTCGTCACCCTCGTGTGCAAGGTGAACGGCCAGCACGTGCGCGGCAATCCGCGCTGGTACAAGCTTCGTGGGGGCCGTTACGCATGGGCCTCGGCCCGCTACATCCGCCCCCTCGGCGCCGCTCCCGGCTGGTGCGCCGACCGCCCTCACCGCTGA
- a CDS encoding thiopeptide-type bacteriocin biosynthesis protein encodes MLMVTDLLADCLRGEVARQLAGLPLDVDAAQLPRIRRVFIEAGLAAARDRSTAASWVQFNLAPEPERQPPVYDWLNAVARELLAAGRARNFFFMHKEPGLRVRFEASDGEVGALRAELERRFVERGGWRLPPLGVVYEPEQYLFGGHASMGHVHRLFTVDSLAWLDHHARRPGPRGEAAAWRVSLLLLREVISGLGVVGWEHRGVWEAVREDTGRRLPDGAHGEEAGGGERAGWQRAVEGIRLFWERSGEEMLASFPGEERESLAERAAAVGEAARQWRTGYFESGTATTGPRRAAAFAVIFHWNRARMSYARQCLLAEALAGDEGAR; translated from the coding sequence ATGCTGATGGTCACGGACCTGCTTGCGGACTGCCTCCGCGGCGAGGTGGCCCGACAGCTCGCCGGGCTTCCGCTCGACGTGGACGCGGCCCAACTCCCGCGCATCCGACGGGTGTTCATCGAGGCCGGACTGGCCGCAGCGCGGGACCGGTCGACCGCGGCCTCCTGGGTGCAGTTCAACCTCGCGCCGGAACCGGAGCGCCAGCCCCCGGTGTACGACTGGCTGAACGCCGTGGCCCGCGAGCTGCTCGCCGCCGGTCGGGCGCGCAACTTCTTCTTCATGCACAAGGAGCCCGGCCTGCGGGTCAGGTTCGAGGCGTCGGACGGTGAAGTCGGGGCGCTGCGGGCGGAGTTGGAGCGCCGGTTTGTCGAAAGGGGCGGGTGGCGACTGCCGCCGCTGGGCGTGGTGTACGAGCCCGAGCAGTACCTCTTCGGCGGGCATGCGTCGATGGGGCACGTGCACCGCCTGTTCACCGTGGACTCGTTGGCCTGGTTGGACCACCATGCCCGCCGTCCCGGCCCCCGGGGAGAGGCCGCGGCCTGGCGGGTGTCGCTGCTGCTGTTGCGGGAGGTGATCTCGGGCCTCGGAGTGGTGGGTTGGGAACACCGGGGCGTGTGGGAAGCCGTGCGGGAGGACACTGGGCGCCGACTCCCCGACGGCGCCCATGGCGAGGAGGCCGGGGGTGGGGAACGGGCGGGATGGCAGCGCGCCGTCGAGGGGATCCGGCTGTTCTGGGAGCGGTCAGGGGAGGAGATGCTCGCGTCGTTCCCGGGGGAGGAGCGGGAGTCGCTCGCCGAGCGGGCGGCGGCCGTGGGCGAGGCGGCACGGCAGTGGCGGACCGGCTACTTCGAGTCGGGCACCGCCACCACCGGCCCGCGGCGCGCCGCCGCCTTCGCCGTGATCTTCCACTGGAACCGCGCGCGGATGTCGTACGCCCGGCAGTGCCTGCTGGCCGAGGCGCTCGCCGGGGACGAGGGGGCGCGATGA
- a CDS encoding lantibiotic dehydratase, with translation MMRRPLDAVGARPLVGDATPAETLGGTALLRLAGLPGEVWASAGNAPLFAHAADLADEGERQAARAGALGDRLGAAVVPAPELPAAARGAVLALRRRLHAGCAPGDADDAVLAAVAGVDPQLSGELVELGDAALRLGVARDRFVAAVAAERERVGRLALDLLHADPVLRNHLAATAPRIAADFERRAAAGEPWHGRRLRKYTGYVWRVVARAAAKTTPRGWLGQLAAVQVRAPGGAPTGPDAGWLDARSGALGIPNPGGFNLVGPFVDPSVQAGAFATTAMENVHLLWERLRTAEPVALGPATHLALTPLHHPMPTGLLRCAVVDTGQHGARLRRVELRRTPVLDLVLAALVTGPRPLAEIEALLTVRLRPAEHGAQGDAHRRAVAALRGLLAHLLKLGVLQRCAAPRLRHPAWAPAALLHTADDDPATPVNGDHRHPAPPPHQGTPDTIWFVDSYRAVDTALDPVALARITRGLRLATRLSALRSADHTPAAAADPNQWSPVEALGIGPTPRSVADLLTASPDDPADATGSTGDTATVRTTRRRYTGWHPARTADSGYARLLAHLAARLDAERIDLDGALLDAWDAPVAEPPLLAAWPADCLLRPLTTAGPVAVLESVSPAGVLDARFAEALHSLHAARNGSPDPVTHGGYPNPAAYRAFLTTVERAAGVRFVELLVPPLAPRAANAVRRPVLTNWCTGDPNLAMYYGSCGEARTVGEAGGVPPVRHLPLDRITLRSEDGGFIAEADGMRILPVHHATRTPAPPYDRLTRLLMTATHPAARHMVQLGGLIGAFPEAGRVPRLSVGGDLVVSPAQWRLRGDEFWPTDAPEADKVTALAALRRSRRLPRFCFARTTPAGKPVPVDLAALPALRTVERLRAATSDGALIIEEALPEPGRSPVRDAVHHGAPVAAQLHLRVPHDARPEELAARAAAPLRDWLAAPPPRIEATDAPGPRSGGRPPGRNGTPSQGGRPCPRPSN, from the coding sequence ATGATGCGCCGGCCGCTGGACGCCGTGGGGGCCCGGCCCCTGGTAGGTGACGCGACCCCCGCCGAAACCCTGGGTGGCACCGCGCTGTTGCGGCTCGCGGGGCTGCCGGGGGAGGTGTGGGCCTCGGCCGGCAACGCCCCGCTGTTCGCGCACGCCGCGGACCTGGCGGACGAGGGCGAGCGCCAGGCGGCCCGGGCCGGGGCGTTGGGAGACCGGCTCGGCGCGGCCGTCGTCCCGGCCCCGGAGCTACCCGCCGCCGCCCGCGGGGCGGTGCTCGCCCTCCGCCGTCGACTACACGCCGGCTGCGCCCCGGGGGACGCCGACGACGCCGTGCTGGCGGCGGTGGCCGGCGTCGATCCACAACTCTCCGGTGAGCTGGTGGAGTTGGGTGACGCGGCGCTACGGCTGGGTGTCGCCCGGGACCGGTTCGTCGCCGCGGTGGCCGCCGAGCGCGAACGGGTCGGCCGGTTGGCGCTCGACCTGCTGCACGCCGATCCCGTACTGCGGAACCACCTCGCCGCCACCGCACCCCGGATCGCCGCGGACTTCGAGCGGCGGGCCGCGGCGGGCGAACCCTGGCACGGCAGACGGCTGCGCAAGTACACCGGTTACGTGTGGCGGGTGGTCGCCCGGGCCGCCGCCAAGACCACTCCGCGGGGCTGGCTGGGGCAGTTGGCCGCCGTGCAGGTCAGGGCTCCGGGCGGCGCTCCGACCGGTCCGGACGCCGGGTGGCTCGACGCCCGATCGGGCGCGCTCGGCATCCCAAACCCTGGCGGTTTCAACCTCGTTGGCCCGTTTGTCGATCCGTCCGTGCAGGCGGGTGCGTTTGCCACCACCGCCATGGAGAACGTCCATCTGCTGTGGGAGCGGCTCCGGACCGCCGAACCGGTCGCCCTCGGCCCCGCCACGCACCTCGCGTTGACGCCGCTGCACCACCCGATGCCCACCGGCCTGTTGCGCTGCGCGGTCGTCGACACCGGCCAGCACGGCGCGCGCCTGCGTCGGGTCGAACTGCGCCGCACGCCGGTCCTCGACCTGGTCCTGGCGGCCCTGGTGACCGGCCCGCGCCCGCTCGCCGAGATCGAGGCGCTGCTGACCGTGCGGTTGCGTCCCGCGGAGCACGGCGCACAGGGCGACGCCCATCGACGGGCCGTTGCCGCGCTACGCGGACTCCTCGCGCATCTGCTGAAGTTGGGCGTCCTCCAGCGCTGCGCCGCTCCCCGGTTGCGGCACCCGGCCTGGGCCCCGGCCGCGCTCCTCCACACCGCCGACGACGATCCCGCAACCCCGGTGAACGGCGACCACCGCCACCCCGCGCCCCCGCCGCACCAAGGCACCCCAGACACCATCTGGTTCGTCGACTCCTACCGCGCCGTGGACACCGCCCTCGACCCCGTAGCCCTCGCCCGCATCACCCGCGGCCTGCGGCTCGCCACCCGCCTGTCCGCGCTGCGCTCCGCCGACCACACCCCGGCAGCGGCGGCCGATCCCAACCAGTGGTCGCCCGTCGAGGCGTTGGGCATCGGCCCCACCCCGCGTTCGGTCGCCGACCTGCTGACCGCGTCCCCCGACGACCCCGCGGATGCGACCGGGTCCACGGGAGACACGGCTACGGTCCGCACCACCCGCCGCCGTTACACGGGATGGCACCCCGCCCGGACCGCCGACTCCGGATACGCCCGGCTTCTCGCCCACCTCGCCGCCCGTCTCGACGCGGAACGGATCGACCTGGACGGCGCTTTGCTGGACGCGTGGGACGCCCCGGTCGCCGAACCGCCACTGCTCGCGGCCTGGCCGGCGGACTGTCTGCTGCGTCCGCTGACCACGGCCGGGCCGGTCGCCGTCCTGGAATCGGTCTCTCCGGCCGGGGTGCTCGACGCCCGGTTCGCCGAGGCGCTGCACAGCCTGCACGCCGCCCGGAACGGGTCCCCGGACCCAGTCACCCACGGCGGCTACCCCAACCCGGCCGCCTACCGCGCCTTCCTCACCACCGTCGAACGGGCCGCGGGCGTCCGCTTCGTCGAGCTGCTGGTGCCCCCCTTGGCCCCCCGCGCCGCCAACGCCGTACGCCGCCCCGTGTTGACGAACTGGTGTACCGGAGATCCGAACCTGGCGATGTACTACGGGAGTTGTGGGGAAGCGCGGACGGTTGGCGAGGCCGGCGGCGTCCCTCCCGTCCGGCATCTCCCACTCGACCGCATCACCCTCCGCTCCGAGGACGGCGGGTTCATCGCCGAGGCGGACGGGATGCGGATCCTCCCCGTGCACCATGCGACCCGGACCCCCGCCCCGCCCTACGACCGGCTCACCCGGCTGCTCATGACGGCCACGCATCCGGCCGCCCGGCACATGGTCCAACTCGGCGGGCTGATCGGCGCGTTCCCCGAGGCCGGGCGGGTGCCCCGGTTGTCGGTCGGCGGGGATCTGGTGGTCAGTCCGGCCCAGTGGCGGCTACGGGGCGACGAGTTCTGGCCGACGGACGCCCCCGAGGCGGACAAGGTGACCGCGTTGGCCGCGCTCCGCCGCTCGCGACGGCTGCCCCGCTTCTGCTTCGCCCGCACGACGCCCGCCGGCAAGCCCGTACCGGTGGACCTGGCGGCGCTGCCGGCCCTGCGGACGGTGGAGCGGCTGCGGGCCGCAACGTCGGACGGCGCGCTGATCATCGAGGAGGCCCTGCCGGAGCCTGGTCGCTCGCCGGTCCGCGACGCGGTGCACCACGGCGCGCCGGTCGCGGCGCAACTACACCTCAGGGTGCCGCACGACGCCCGCCCCGAGGAGTTGGCGGCCCGCGCCGCCGCGCCGCTGCGCGACTGGCTGGCCGCACCACCGCCTCGTATCGAGGCCACAGACGCCCCCGGACCCCGCTCGGGCGGGCGACCACCGGGGCGGAACGGAACACCCAGTCAAGGAGGACGACCGTGCCCACGACCATCGAACTGA
- a CDS encoding lanthionine synthetase LanC family protein produces MHDHPTAGPATAPQDASGGRPTPPTRPIGSTRLARPFGPEAGWRAHALQDAVWLLDRWSERTAAGQAPASGSDHPSDPGVPVLAHLLAGTTEVPSATAVATRATALWARGAGRGMSHPGLYDGGLAGTLVGLRQAATLHPALHPVADRLAGQLLERASTEAARATRGAVTFRDYDLILGPAGTLLAMSVAAPGRPDHPDGAGPHHSQALARLGRCLAALCATAELDGLRTHYPGHPQLGWLHGRINTGMGHGAAGVLVALTVAVRQAGRADRSGADGPGVAPSGAPEDLPELVAALRRVRRWLRRQAFVDARGVRSWDGAGLGAAPPDGARRRQAWCYGNPGVAWALWDAADACDDHDDREFAAAAFASLVAGYDEEFHLFGDHLGDRLGLCHGAAGVLAVADALHRHAQLPSATALRARLLEHLDRRRSQTRALGEERTALLSGACGTLSAVLTTTATGTGGRGWLPCLGLR; encoded by the coding sequence ATGCACGACCACCCCACCGCGGGCCCCGCCACCGCGCCGCAGGACGCGTCCGGCGGCCGCCCGACGCCCCCGACCAGACCGATCGGCTCGACCCGCCTGGCCCGGCCCTTCGGTCCGGAGGCGGGTTGGCGGGCACATGCGCTCCAGGACGCGGTGTGGCTGCTCGACCGGTGGTCCGAACGGACGGCCGCCGGCCAGGCACCGGCCTCCGGAAGCGACCATCCGTCGGACCCGGGAGTCCCGGTCCTCGCCCATCTGTTGGCCGGCACCACCGAGGTTCCCTCCGCGACCGCCGTGGCCACCCGCGCCACCGCGTTGTGGGCCCGCGGGGCCGGGCGCGGGATGAGTCATCCGGGGCTCTACGACGGTGGACTGGCCGGCACCCTGGTCGGACTGCGCCAGGCAGCCACCCTCCACCCCGCGCTGCATCCGGTCGCCGACCGCCTGGCCGGCCAACTCCTCGAACGGGCCTCGACCGAGGCGGCGCGCGCCACCCGCGGCGCGGTCACCTTCCGCGACTACGACCTCATCCTCGGCCCCGCAGGCACCCTGCTCGCCATGAGCGTCGCGGCCCCCGGCCGGCCCGACCACCCCGACGGTGCCGGCCCGCACCACTCCCAGGCGCTGGCCCGCCTGGGCCGGTGCCTGGCCGCGCTGTGCGCCACCGCGGAACTCGACGGCCTGCGCACGCACTACCCCGGACATCCCCAACTGGGTTGGCTGCACGGCCGGATCAACACCGGCATGGGACACGGCGCGGCCGGCGTGCTGGTGGCCCTCACCGTGGCCGTCCGCCAGGCGGGCCGGGCAGACCGGTCGGGTGCCGATGGACCGGGAGTCGCACCGAGCGGAGCGCCGGAAGACCTGCCGGAACTGGTCGCGGCGCTGCGGCGGGTGCGCCGTTGGCTGCGGCGGCAGGCGTTCGTCGACGCGCGGGGCGTGCGCTCCTGGGACGGTGCGGGCCTGGGGGCCGCTCCGCCCGACGGGGCCCGCCGCAGACAGGCGTGGTGTTACGGCAACCCCGGCGTCGCCTGGGCGCTGTGGGACGCCGCGGACGCCTGCGACGACCACGACGACCGGGAGTTCGCCGCCGCGGCCTTCGCCAGTCTCGTCGCCGGCTACGACGAGGAGTTCCACCTCTTCGGCGACCACCTCGGCGACCGCCTGGGCCTCTGCCATGGCGCCGCCGGGGTCCTGGCCGTCGCCGACGCGCTGCACCGCCATGCCCAACTCCCCTCCGCCACCGCGCTGCGCGCGCGACTGCTGGAGCACCTGGACCGGCGGCGGTCGCAGACCCGTGCGCTCGGGGAGGAGCGCACGGCCCTGCTCAGCGGCGCCTGCGGCACCCTGAGCGCGGTCCTCACCACCACTGCCACCGGCACCGGCGGCCGCGGCTGGCTCCCGTGCCTCGGCCTGCGATGA